Proteins encoded together in one Lathyrus oleraceus cultivar Zhongwan6 chromosome 5, CAAS_Psat_ZW6_1.0, whole genome shotgun sequence window:
- the LOC127079024 gene encoding uncharacterized protein LOC127079024, translating to MGKKEIELNLKPKGGIHGFTSKFLVDKAITFAEAGSWTTFNAHLALLIYGIVLFLNMEQFVDLAAIHIFLTQNPIPTLLADTYYSVHVRTQKKKGIIVCCTPLLYRWFISHLPSEGPFVENKDNVKWSQRIMSLKAEEIPWYSRVHDGVKLILNYGDFPNVPLLGVEEPELIKKIVRAWGSICPQGRAEMGKKNCIAKEAYTSWVKSRVSEVLFPFPPEPSMNLQSSELENQPNSEMDELKKVIKTLEKENVDLKTKLAKISLEKETLKFNLNQKRDRVRQADDEVQTEVFKRLKVGETLKGTYASLTTKKKQLAEA from the exons ATGGGAAAGAAGGAGATAGAATTGAACCTGAAACCAAAAGGTGGAATCCATGGTTTCACCTCTAAGTTTCTCGTAGACAAAGCTATCACTTTCGCTGAAGCTGGAAGCTGGACGACCTTCAATGCCCATCTAGCTTTACTcatctatgggattgtcttgtttCTGAATATGGAACAGTTCGTGGACTTGGCTGCTATTCACATCTTCTTGACTCAGAACCCGATTCCCACTCTTCTCGCTGATACTTACTATTCCGTTCATGTAAGGACCCAGAAGAAGAAAGGGATTATCGTCTGTTGCACCCCTTTACTGTATAGATGGTTTATTTCACATCTACCCAGTGAAGGTCCCTTTGTTGAGAACAAAGATAATGTGAAGTGGTCCCAGAGGATCATGTCCTTAAAAGCCGAAGAAATTCCTTGGTATTCTCGAGTGCATGATGGTGTCAAGCTTATTCTCAATTATGGGGAttttcctaatgtgcctcttcttg GAGTCGAAGAGCCAGAGTTGATCAAGAAGATTGTCAGGGCTTGGGGGTCGATTTGTCCTCAAGGAAGAGCAGAGATGGGTAAGAAGAATTGTATTGCCAAGGAAGCCTACACCAGTTGGGTCAAAAGCAGAGTTAGTGAGGTCTTATTTCCGTTCCCGCCTGAACCATCCATGAACCTCCAATCTTCTGAGCTAGAGAACCAGCCTAATTCTGAGATGGATGAATTGAAGAAGGTTATCAAGACTCTAGAGAAAGAGAATGTCGATCTCAAAACTAAGCTTGCTAAAATCTCATTGGAGAAAGAGACCTTGAAATTTAATCTGAATCAAAAGAGGGACCGAGTTCGCCAAGCTGATGATGAGGTACAGACAGAGGTTTTCAAAAGACTTAAAGTGGGTGAAACCCTCAAAGGGACTTATGCCAGTCTGACGACCAAAAAGAAGCAGTTAGCCGAAGCCTAA